One window from the genome of Bacteroidota bacterium encodes:
- a CDS encoding 3-dehydroquinate synthase, with protein sequence MRNITIESTNGSFNYSLVSTLNGVREKLVSLSEKHSCFYIIDQNVKNLYSGLFGDLLLPNNHFVLEAHEENKSFDTLFGIYDFLLENQADRGSCIVVIGGGITGDTGSFAASTFMRGTKLVHVPTTLLAMVDSSIGGKTGVNYSKYKNFIGSFYEPETVITSAKFLETLPEEDLLSGMGEVLKYALLEKDFFEYCFEKLDGTNNIPEEDLIYLISRSANIKNHVVTQDKLDLKMRHALNLGHTFGHAIESVSSFGIKHGIGVIAGMRGAAFLANRMGIMSKSTFDKVVSFLCRYPVKKTIADYDSELIYTAMQGDKKRVNGEVKFVLIGEPGDLHIDVSAKKSDVIDSINFMKSTV encoded by the coding sequence TTGAGGAACATTACCATAGAGAGCACAAATGGTTCGTTCAATTATTCACTCGTTTCAACTCTGAATGGTGTCAGGGAGAAACTTGTGAGTCTTTCTGAGAAGCACAGTTGTTTTTACATAATAGATCAGAATGTGAAGAATCTCTATTCCGGGCTTTTTGGTGATCTGCTTCTTCCCAATAATCACTTTGTGCTTGAGGCACATGAGGAGAACAAGTCGTTTGATACCCTTTTCGGGATATACGATTTCCTTTTGGAAAATCAGGCGGACAGGGGAAGTTGTATTGTTGTGATTGGAGGGGGAATAACAGGTGACACCGGTTCATTCGCTGCCTCCACATTCATGAGAGGGACAAAACTGGTGCATGTTCCGACTACACTTCTCGCGATGGTTGACAGTTCAATTGGTGGTAAAACTGGTGTAAACTACAGCAAATACAAAAATTTTATCGGAAGTTTTTATGAACCGGAGACAGTGATAACCTCGGCGAAATTCCTTGAGACGCTTCCTGAAGAGGATCTTTTGAGCGGTATGGGAGAAGTGCTGAAATATGCTCTGCTCGAAAAGGATTTTTTTGAATATTGTTTCGAAAAACTCGATGGAACCAACAATATCCCCGAGGAAGATCTTATCTATTTAATCAGCCGTTCGGCGAATATCAAAAATCATGTTGTTACGCAGGATAAACTTGATCTGAAGATGAGGCACGCTCTGAATCTGGGTCATACTTTCGGGCATGCGATAGAATCAGTATCCTCCTTTGGGATCAAGCATGGAATTGGTGTGATCGCCGGTATGAGGGGTGCGGCATTCCTTGCGAACAGGATGGGGATAATGTCGAAGTCCACTTTTGATAAGGTTGTATCATTCCTTTGCAGATATCCTGTAAAGAAGACGATTGCAGATTATGATTCCGAACTGATTTACACCGCGATGCAGGGTGACAAAAAACGGGTGAACGGTGAAGTAAAATTTGTACTTATCGGTGAACCGGGCGACCTTCACATCGATGTAAGTGCAAAAAAATCCGATGTAATCGATTCCATCAATTTCATGAAATCGACTGTTTGA
- a CDS encoding DUF2334 domain-containing protein has product MKKTLTLLLLTTISLFSQDSLVFVIRVDDIQSRNTTYMPAGLTPFQTAVEMRGGKVTWAVMPHRLIESMNTNGALTKELKNTVVRGHEISQHGYNHTCPQCNATGHEFYCVSQFYNHPYSVQQQMLQQGMTLLFDSLGYIPKSFVPPGHYADTTTFDLLVENNFEFLSSTGVTKDYIFPGLYNLRMHQEYTWQLTEGTYRSKMTQALFDIRTNGMSDKYFVILHHDPFIRQGYLNGIVVNWMGELMDSLNREFGGKIKYKTLSEAASSFRDVGTSIAETNSSSPEGFQLSQNFPNPFNPSTKISYRLPASGFVSLRIFDMTGREVRNLVNGYQESGEHSFNFEPGSESSGIFIYRLEFEGKRLSGKMLYLK; this is encoded by the coding sequence ATGAAAAAAACATTAACGCTTCTCCTCCTCACCACCATTTCGCTTTTTTCACAGGACAGTCTCGTCTTTGTAATAAGAGTGGATGATATTCAATCACGAAACACAACTTACATGCCTGCCGGCTTAACACCATTTCAGACTGCTGTTGAGATGAGAGGTGGAAAAGTAACCTGGGCAGTGATGCCCCACCGGTTAATTGAGAGCATGAACACAAACGGTGCACTTACAAAAGAACTTAAAAACACGGTCGTCCGCGGTCATGAAATCTCTCAGCATGGTTATAACCACACCTGCCCCCAATGCAACGCAACGGGACATGAATTTTATTGCGTCAGCCAGTTTTACAACCACCCCTATTCCGTTCAGCAGCAAATGCTGCAACAAGGGATGACACTTCTTTTCGATTCTTTGGGATACATTCCGAAATCCTTCGTACCGCCGGGTCATTACGCTGATACCACCACCTTTGATCTCCTGGTTGAAAACAATTTTGAATTCCTCTCTTCTACGGGTGTAACAAAGGATTATATATTCCCCGGACTCTACAACCTTCGAATGCATCAGGAATATACCTGGCAACTCACCGAAGGCACCTACAGATCCAAAATGACTCAGGCTCTTTTTGATATAAGAACCAACGGGATGTCCGACAAGTATTTTGTGATTCTCCATCACGATCCTTTCATCAGACAGGGGTATTTGAATGGAATTGTCGTAAACTGGATGGGAGAACTGATGGACTCCCTGAACAGAGAATTTGGCGGAAAGATTAAATACAAAACCTTGAGCGAAGCAGCTTCCTCTTTCAGGGATGTCGGAACTTCAATTGCGGAAACAAACTCCTCCTCGCCGGAAGGGTTTCAACTCTCGCAGAATTTCCCCAATCCTTTCAATCCTTCAACCAAAATTTCCTACCGGTTACCGGCATCGGGGTTTGTCTCATTAAGGATATTTGACATGACAGGCAGAGAGGTGAGGAATCTGGTAAACGGGTATCAGGAGTCAGGCGAACATTCATTCAATTTTGAACCCGGATCAGAATCAAGCGGGATCTTTATTTATCGACTCGAATTTGAAGGAAAACGGCTTTCAGGAAAAATGCTCTATTTGAAATAG
- a CDS encoding shikimate kinase has protein sequence MQERIYLTGFMGTGKTTLGKVIANCLGWDFYDIDREIEKDVKKSVAKIVLEEGEVWFRQLEKDKLAELTLVSGAVISLGGGTLIDKENVEICKASGLLVYLKADLSVIYQRIRKKTNRPLFRSENDSEMNEDEGMKKLTALFEVRKAGYESAHITIETEADNFGKSIDKIVKRIKTGKPDKGRKS, from the coding sequence TTGCAAGAAAGAATTTATCTTACCGGTTTTATGGGAACGGGGAAAACAACACTCGGCAAAGTAATTGCCAACTGTCTCGGCTGGGACTTTTACGACATTGACAGGGAGATAGAGAAAGATGTTAAAAAGAGTGTAGCAAAAATCGTTCTTGAAGAAGGTGAGGTCTGGTTCAGGCAACTGGAAAAGGATAAGCTTGCTGAGCTGACACTTGTTTCCGGTGCAGTAATTTCGCTTGGCGGAGGTACGCTGATCGACAAGGAAAATGTCGAAATCTGCAAAGCTTCAGGATTGCTGGTCTACCTGAAAGCCGATCTTTCTGTTATATATCAAAGAATTCGAAAGAAGACCAATCGCCCCCTGTTTCGTTCCGAAAATGATTCCGAAATGAATGAGGATGAAGGGATGAAAAAGCTGACTGCCCTGTTTGAAGTTAGAAAAGCCGGGTATGAATCTGCGCACATTACCATTGAGACGGAAGCCGACAACTTTGGTAAAAGCATCGATAAAATTGTAAAACGAATAAAAACCGGAAAACCCGATAAAGGAAGAAAATCTTGA